Proteins from a single region of Hordeum vulgare subsp. vulgare chromosome 6H, MorexV3_pseudomolecules_assembly, whole genome shotgun sequence:
- the LOC123404460 gene encoding uncharacterized protein LOC123404460, which produces MVISIVRRGNKHAAFVFSSRMGQWRASIWTAGFGFFFRLWYANGCFYGVTKCRENLLALDTRTMEFSLSDLPPEARGFVQQDVGPFKQCVNIAIVEAGESITGMFVLLNDTSNISYLIRRNNGGSSNEWQLKKTIPLDSSRCLLMSSTGRHLLLLHMIRAEAFTLDIKTFQLEKVFTDVVSPYVYRNFPPSLLSSPTISSGGENEAEKMLGQVCTASSSA; this is translated from the exons ATGGTGATCTCGATTGTAAGACGCGGAAATAAGCATGCCGCTTTTGTCTTCTCTTCTCGTATGGGACAATGGCGAGCTAGTATATGGACTGCAGGGTTTGGTTTCTTCTTCAGGCTCTGGTATGCCAATGGCTGCTTCTATGGGGTGACAAAATGCAGGGAAAATTTGCTAGCTCTTGACACCCGGACGATGGAGTTCTCACTTTCTGACCTCCCACCCGAAGCCCGAGGTTTTGTGCAACAAGACGTGGGTCCTTTCAAACAATGCGTGAATATAGCCATTGTGGAGGCAGGGGAAAGCATCACTGGGATGTTTGTGCTTCTAAATGACACATCTAACATCAGTTATCTAATTAGGCGAAACAATGGTGGGAGTTCCAACGAGTGGCAGTTGAAGAAGACAATCCCACTGGATTCTTCTAGGTGTCTTCTCATGAGTTCAACAGGGAGGCACTTGCTTCTACTTCACATGATAAGAGCAGAAGCTTTCACGTTGGATATCAAAACATTCCAACTAGAGAAAGTGTTCACTGATGTCGTTTCGCCGTATGTATATAGAAACTTCCCACCATCATTGTTGTCATCACCGACAATATCAAGCG GTGGTGAGAACGAGGCCGAGAAGATGCTGGGACAAGTCTGCACTGCAAGCTCAAGCGCATAG